The segment GACAATTAACACATGATGAAATCAAACAAATTGCGAATCTCTTACTGAATGAATTTTCAGCTCGCTTGCTAGAACAAGGCATCACACTGGAAGTCAGCGATCGCGTTAAAGATCGCCTCGTCGAAACGGGCTATCACCCAGAGCAAGGCGCACGTCCGCTGCGACGAGCGATCACTCGTCTACTCGAAGATAGTCTAGCTGAGACGATTCTCTCTGGTCGAGTTAAGTCTGGAGATTCTGTGAAAGTCGATTTAGATGAGCATGGACAGATCGAGATCGTTTAGAGAATTCAGGCGATCAAACGAGACAGTAACGAAATCAAACGCTTACATTTTGAGTAGAGGAATGCTTTGATTTCTAATATGAGCCTTTTATTCTATGGTCAAGCGCTCACTTCAGGCATCTCCTGCTGGTATTCAACAGGCTAAACGTGCGTTTGCTATCAAAGGCTGGACGCAGGAAAATCTGGCAGGGGAAGTGAACTTAAAGACCCGTCAACCCATCTGGCGCTTTTTCACTGGACAACCTGTCGATCGCCAAACTTTTCTAGAAATTTGTTCGATTTTGGATTTAGATTGGCGCGAGATTGCACTTGATCCGCCTGTAGATTTTCCCGTACCTGGAGAACGAACAAAAGTAGTTCCTCTCGATGTGGATAGTTTAGTCCAGCAAGTGCGATCGCAGCATCAAGACACGATTCAAGATCAGTGCGGCATCTTACAGTTACTTGATGTCAACCGTCCGGTGAGGATTGATGATATCTATGTCGATGTCAATACTTTAGAAGAAATTGCTAGCCAACAATGGGTCGAGATCGCTGAACTACAGAACCTAAAGCCGACTGACTTCGATCGTCTGGGCTTAGGAGACATTGAGCAAAAGCTAATCCCCGGAATGCAGACAGTCAAGACTTATTCAAAGCTGAGAGTTTTGGGAAAGCCGGGAATCGGGAAAACCACTTTTTTGCAACATCTAGCGATTCAGTGCAATCGGGGAGAATTTGCTGCTAATCGAGTGCCGCTCTTTATGGCAATGAGAGAGTTTACAAAAGAATCTAGAAACAGTGGCACTTTTAGCCTTTTTAATTATGTGTGCTCTTGCTTTGTTCCTTCTGGCATTTCAGACCCCGCCGTAATTGAAACGTTGCTACAATCAGGTCGAGTTTTGCTGTTAATGGACGGGATTGATGAACTGATGAATCAGGACAGTGCATCGGTTCTACGGGAAATTCGCCAATTCTCAGATAAGTATCATCGCAATCAGTTTGTTGTTTCCTGTCGTACAGCGGCTCAAAAGTTTCAACTTCGAGGCTTCACCGATATTGAGATTGCACCCTTCACCCAAACGCAAATCACAACATTCGCGCAAAAATGGTTTGCTGTATTCAGCAGAACAACACCACGAGCGCAGCAAAATCAGTCCGTTGAGTTTATGCGGAAACTAGACTTACCGGAGAACTGGCAGTTTCGCCAACTGGCTGTTACCCCTTTGTTTCTGCACCTTGCCTGCTGGGTATTTCAGGGTCAAGAAAAAATTCCAACAAAGCGGACTGAATTTTACAAGCAAGGACTCGATCTGCTGCTGGGGAAGTGGGATGAAGCCAGAGGAGTCGAACGCGATGAGGCTTACCCAGGTTTTTTATTACCTCAAAAGCTAAGATTGCTGAGCCAATTGGCAGCAGTCACTTTTGAGCAGGGTCAGTACTTTTTTGAACAGGGCATGATTGAACAGTACATCGGAGACTATTTACGAAACCTACCGAATACGTCATTAGAACCCGAAGAACTGCAAGTTGCAAGCGAGAAGATGCTAAAAGCGATCGAGGCACAGCATGGACTTTTAACTGAACGAGCACGAGGCATTTTTTCATTTTCCTACTTGGCGTTTCAAGAATACTTCACGGCTCGGAAAATTGTCGCTAGCCCTAATTTACGAGCATTAGAGCAAGCATTAGGAAACTTAGTGAGCCACATTAGCGATGCTCACTGGCGCGAAGTGTTCTTGTTAACAGCAGCAATGTTGCGAAGTGCAGATTCGCTCGTGCAGTTGATGAAACAACAAATTGATGCGCTAGTCGCAGAAGATCCCTATTTACAAAATTTTCTAATGAAGGTCAGCCAAAAATCCCAATCGAACCCAAACGAGCCGAAAATTGCAACCACTCGCGCGTTTGACCACATTCAGCATTCCTGGCAGTTTAGTCCTGAGCAACAGCAAGTCCTACAACGGTACTACGATGCCAATCAGCTCCTAATTGATTGTTTGAATAGCAACTGTGAAGTCACAGCCGCAATTCGACAAGAGATTGAAGCAACGTTGCTCTTGCCTCAGAAAGAGTCAGAGGATCGAGAATTGCAAGGAGAATGAATTGCATCGAAATCAAACAATTCATACATGAAATCAAACATCGCTCTGTCAATGTAGTTGTAAAAGATTAGGGGAATGTAATCATGAGTGTAATTCAGAAATTAATCGTGAACGCAGACGCAGAGTGCCGCTATCCTACGCCAGGCGAAATGGATCAGATCAAAAGCTTTATGATGAGTAGCGATCGTCGATTGCGCTTGGTCAAAACTTTAACTGAAAGTCGCGATCGCATTGTTAAAGAAGCCACTAAACAATTGTTTCAGCGTCGTCCCAATTTAGTCTCTCCAGGCGGCAATGCCTATGGAGAGAACATGACCGCAACCTGCTTGCGGGATATGGATTACTACCTGCGCTTAATCACATACAGCGTTGCTGCTGGAGAAACGACTCCGCTTGAAGATATCGGACTGATTGGAGTGCGCCAGATGTACAATTCCCTTGGGACACCGCTTGAGGGAGTTGCTGAGGGTGTTCGCGCCATGAAAGCAATGACAACGTCACTCATGTCAGAAGAAGAAGCAAGTGAAGTCGGTGCTTATTTCGACTACTTAATTGCTGGGCTTCAGTAAGCTAGAGTTTCATCTTAACTTTGAATGTGGAGTGCTGTCTGCCGAAAACGAGAAATGCGGTATTGTGCATTACTTAGGAGTAGGCTGGATTAATCGATACATTTAATCGCAGATTAGAGGAAAATGATATGTCTGATTCTTTAGCTCAAGGCATTCTTGTCACAATTATTGGTGAAGCTGTTTTGCAAGAGAGACTAATCCGTCTGTTATCAAAACTAGGAGTGTCCGGCTACACAATTATTCCAGCTCAGGGCGGAGGAAGCCATGGTAAACGGATGGGAGACATCGCAGGTTACAACACCAACATTGAACTCAAAACCATTGTCACCTTAGAAATCTCGGATCAATTGCTAGAAGATCTCAAGCAATATCAAGCAACTCATGCTCTAATTGCATTTCGACAAACCGTAGAAGGATTGTTTGATTAGATCTATCTTTGGAGAGATTCATCTGTGATGAGCTAAGAAATTACTCACAGAATATAGCTCAAGCAACAATTCCAACACAAAATCAAACATCAAGCTGACATACTTGTGATGGTTAGCGTAATCAATATTAACGAGTACCAAATGAAAGGTGAAACTCGTGACCGATATTGTTGATACTGCTGTCAAAGCTAGTGCCTTGAACACTCTAGCTGCTCTCAAGCTGCTGGTTTAATTGAGATGCTCAAAGGTAAGGGTCCATTCACCTGCACAAGTGAAGTAGCTGAGGAGTAAAACTCTAGATGCGTTCTCTAGAGACAGCTACAATATATGAGTTACTTTAATTCTCACTTTTGTCTCTACAGAATCAGGTGGGAGTTTTCTATCAGTTTAATCACGCTAGAACCACAGCTTCATTTTGCCTAGTTTGTGATTTTCCATCAGGCTCACAATTTTTACCTTCACTAGGGTTATTAGAGGTCAGTATGGATCCATCGAGCGGACTTACTCCAGAGCAGGAATTCAACCTCAGAAATTTTGCAGATCAAGCCCACTGGATGTCCCGTGAGCAGGCTCAAGAGTTTCTGATTGTACAGTATCGACTCACGTTAGTTCAGAAAACAACGATGTATCTAGGGCTTCTCAAGCAGGAATGGAAATTGGAACTCAATCCCACCAATATTTAAACTCAGGAGAAACATAATGAATGCTCAAGAGATTGTAGAACTCTATGCAACAGGACAACGAGATTTTAGTCACGTCAAACTGCTCCAAGTCTGCTTGACAGATGCAAAGCTGATTGGAGCAAAGCTGATTGGGGCTGAGTTAGTCAGAGCGGATCTGCGCGGGGCGGATCTTACTGAGGCTCACCTTAACCAAGCAAAACTAAATCAAGCAAATCTAGCCGATGCCGCAATGATTCAAGCTTGCTTAATCCATGCAGACCTGAGTGGGGCAGACCTGAGTGGGGCGAATTTGACTCATGCAGATTTGAGCGGCGCAGATCTCAGTGAAGCTAAACTAGGTGGGGCAAATTTGCGGAAAGCAGATTTGAGTAAGGCAGATCTAAGCGGTGCTGATTTACGAGGTGCAAATTTAACTGAAGCCAATCTGAGAGAGTCAGATTTGAGTGATGCAGACCTCAACGGCGCACATTTGAGTGAAGCGAATCTAACGGGAGCAACAATTCAAGGAGCCAATATCGACCATACAGGATTAAGTAAAACGATAATGCCCGATGGCAGCGTGCATGACTAGCTGAGAAATGACGTATGACTCATCATGCTTGAACGCTCAAACCAAGGTTCTGCCAAATTTTTCCAAGCGATCGTGGTTGCTGTTTACGGCTGACGATCGCTTTCGACTTGTCAGAAGGAATCATGGGATCTTGATTAGAGAGAGTTGGTATAGATCACTGGCTAGGCAACAAGCGAATAGAAAGCTTAAATCAGGTTCAGTCGTAAATTGGAGCAGAAGTCATTCGATAGACTGTTCGATTAGGTAGCTATAAAAGCCATTAGGCTCTACAATAGAGATACAGCGATTGCGCTACACGTCGCGAGGCGACCAACATGAATGCTAATGAAGTCCTCAACCGATACGCAGAAGGGCAAAGAAATTTCAGAACAGAAGATTTGAAAAACTTGAACTTTGCAAACGCAAATCTAAGCGGAGTTGATTTTACTGGGGCAAATTTGACCGGATCAGACTTGAGCAGTTCAGACCTAAGCGATACCAACCTAAACTGGGCAACTTTGAAAGGAGCTAACCTTGGCGGAGCAAACTTAAAAGGCGCAAAGCTGCCCAATGGCAGTATTTACAACGAATTTTTGGGATCTGCTAATTACTTAGGTAATTAGCTAACTGAACGCAAAAACTTTGAATTGGAGAAAGGGACATGGCAAAAGAGAAAAAAGGCAATCGAGAAGCTAAAAAACCGAAAGCAGAGTCTCAGGGCGGTAAAAAACAGAAAAAAGACCCGAAAAGATTTGACGGGAACACAACCGGATTACTTAGAAATTTAAAGTAGAATCTGCTTCTATTTCCTGCTTTTCTAGTAAGCCAGAGTAACTGGCTTACTTCTAGCTTCCACTACTGATTCAACAATAAGTAGATGGAAGTTTTTTTTGTCCCAATTTACAATTCCAAGTCTAAGATTTTATTTTTGTCACGATCTCACTAGAAACCTTTTTTAATATGCCTACTTCAATCAATACTTCCCTAAGAATTCAGTCTCAAGCGAATTTTAGCTTCTGTAGTCACACTACGTTCGATCGCAGTACAACGAGCCAGCATCTCTGTCCTTGCTGTTCGTATGTGCTGCTTCGCCATGTCAGACTAGATGGAGTGTACTGGCGATGTAGTCATTGTCATGCAGAGATGGCTGTTTGGCGTAGTGCATAGCTGGAAATAAGCACCTTACACAGCATCCTGATTAAGGCTAGAAAAAGCTGATCAAAAGCTGGAGACTGCTGAAGGGTTCCATGCAGCAATTTTGACAGGTGTGGGGCAACTCTTCAACGCTAGCACGCACCATTCGCATAATTTGAACCCAGATTCCATCGAACTTCATTTGAGCAGTATTTTCCCATCTCTACAATCTGTAATCCTGTAGAGTGTATTCGCTATATTCCTGTTCTTCAATTGATTTGCAAGCAGCTAGTTAAGTCCATGGCTTAGAGGCAAGCAGTTAAGAGTCACCAACACCTTAATTAAAAATTCGGCTGTTCCTTACCTTACCTTAACCATTTTTCTACGTTATTTCCGTTATTCTCAACGTTGGTGCATTATGCGTTGACATCTTTCCTCTCAGTACTTCATTGACTGTTAATTCGTTTGTTCTTTTGAGCGGTTCTGCCAAACTATGTCTAATTTGTACGAAGTTGTAGCGAAAGGGGGACCATTGATGCTTCCCCTCGTTGGTTTATCGGTTGCCTCTTTTGCATGTGCCTTCGATCGTGCAGTATTCTGGTTTCAAGTGCTCAGAACCGAAGACCGAGTCGCACATCATATCTTAGACGCAGCACAATATAGCTTGACCGATGCTCGAATGATTGCGGAGAAAGCCAGGTCGCAACCAATTGGACGCTTCATGTTAGCGGCTCTAAAACTCAACCAGCCCAACCCAGAAACTTTCCGATTGGCACTGGAAACGGCGGGTGATGAAGAATTTGCCAAAATGCGCAGAGGCGACAAGATGTTGGAAACAGCCGTCGCGATCGCGCCCCTGCTCGGATTGCTAGGAACTGTAACAGGTCTGATGTTGACCTTTGCCAACTTGAACGTAGGCGGCGCAACGCTCGGAGCAGAACAAACCACCAAAGCGGCAGCCGGAATCGCTGAAGCACTCACAACCACGGCTTGCGGTATGGTCGTCGCAATCATTGCGTTGGCACTTCTAAGAGTCTCTGTCACTCTGCAATCTCAGCAGATGGAGTATTTCTCTAAAATTGGTGGCGAGTTAGAACTGATTTATCGCCAAGTTTGGTACGAACCTTGGACAAATGAATTGGCGAAAGCAGGATCGGCTCAGTTATCTTCTGAACTCTCTGTCGGGAGCTAGGCATGAAATTTAACAAATACCAGCAAAGCCAAATTCCAGAGGTGAATCTCGTTCCGATGATGGACGTGATTATGACGATTCTGACGTTTTTCATTCTGGTGTCGATGACACTAACGAGTTCCAAATCTGTGGACGCAACGCTGCCTAGTACCGATAAAGGAGTCAACAATAAACCTGCTCCTGAGCCGCTGATTATTGGAATGACACGGGCTGGACAAACGGAAATTAACAATGCAACCGTCACAGAAACGCAGATTGCAGAACAGGTTGCAGCTTATTTTCAAAGAAATCCACAGGGCGCGATCGTGCTCAAAGCTGATAAGTCGCTTGCTTACGAAAAAGTGGTTCAAACTCTGGGAACGCTGCGAGATGTCGGAGGCGATCGCGTTTCTTTAGCGATCGAGTAGAGAGAGCGCGCAGAATGGATAGTTTGATCGGGACATTCATCATGTCCCGATTTTTCTTAGCTTTTCGGATCTTTGAGCCACGTTACAATGATCGTTCCAGTTTGATCTTTCGTGGGGATCAAATTTAAGTAGAACGTAGTACTTCCTTTCTTTAAGCGATACAACTTACCGCCGCCATACTGACCTTGCTCTGAAATCTCAAAGAAACCTGATAGTCCAGCCGCAGACATGGATTGATAGAAATTCGTCGGATTTTGACCTTGTGCTAGCTTCGGTGTTCCATCAATTCCGGGGCGCAAGTCTGGAATCGCTCCCTGCTGCAACTCTGCCTCACTCACAATGTTATAGAACATCTGCGGTTGAGCAAAGTTTTCCGGTGAAGCCGTGTTCGCAGGATTATCTGAGCGATCGGCTTCTACTAAGAGATCCGCCAAAATTTGGTAGTACTCTTCAGGCGGACTCACTGATTCCTTCAAGGTTGCGAGATCAGTCACCTTTTGTTCAGAGAGCAAAATTACTGTTGTAGGAGCGTCAGCAAATAAGCTGAGAAACAGCGTTTGACCATTTTTAGCCGTCACGGTGTAGATCTTTGCGTTCGCGTTCTCTTCAGCTAAAGTAACAGTGAATCCTTTTGCTTTGGGTTGAGATTGATAAAAGGCTGCTACTGTGGGTAAATTTGCAGTCGCAATCCGGCAATTCTCACCTAACCCTTTGCCAAAACAATCCGGAGTAGAGGGTTGATAATGCGGGAAATCGACAAACGAGGTGGCACCACCACTGGCAGGATTTGCAACTTGACCTTTTTCAGGAGGTGCTTCTTGCGATCGCGCCGCTTCGGGCTTGGGTGGTTCTGGTTTGATCACAACTGGATTTGCCGCAGGGCGATTGATTTTAGGCAAACTGGGTTTATTGGGATTTGCAATCTTCGCTTTATTTTGTACCTTCACTTTTGTTGTCGGAAGCTGCGTAATTTTAACGGGTGCTTCCTTATTTTCAGGCGGCTTTGGTTTTTCCTGCGGGAATGGAGCAAACAATAAGAGAGCGTGCATTCCAATTGCTGCTAAAAGCATCGGTCGGATGAAGGCACGCGCTGGAGCAGGGATCGCTGGCATAACAGGCATTGAGAGAGTTTTAGTCATGGGATTCAGTCAGATTGAACGTCAACACAAGAAATCGATTGAGAAGAAATCGATCGAGAAAAAGTTACAGTGAGGAAGGCTCCAGCTATTTTGCAATTCCTCAATGTGGCTTGAAATTTCTAGCCGTCTACATAAACCTGAACTCTTACATGCCGAGCTAAAAAGCTCCAGAACATTTCAGTTGTGATCACTTAAATATTTCTTGAATTTCAGAATGTTGTCATCATTTTCATCGTTTGTGAATACAGATGAGCATTTCTGTTTTCTGGAATACAGGGAGGTAGGCTACACCTTATCTGTACCAATATACATCTCAAGGTGGATTTGTAGCGATAACTTTACTGAGACATTTAGTACATCGCATGTGTAAAGAATCTATTTCACTAGCATTCCAATTTGGTTAACCTAAGATTTAACCAAATTTAACCAATTATTATTTTTTCGTTTGTCTTCACTTAACTACTAGAGTTGTAGGGTGTTCAGTGTTACCTAAATTGATGCACCACAGTCTTTGCTCAAGGACACAACACAATGGCACTCTCGACAGCTTTTCGCCGCGCTGCTACTGCGTCTGTAGTAACCATTGCGCTCACGCTTACTCCAGTTTTGACCGCGATCGCCGAAGCCGTCACACTCAATGGAGCTGGCGCAACTTTCCCGGCACTCCTGTATGAACGGTATATTTCCGAATTTAAGAAGAAGAATCCTGGCGCGACGGTGAACTATCAAGCAATCGGAAGCGGCGGTGGGATTCGCCAAACTATCGCAGGCGTTGTAGACTTCGGCGGTAGTGATGCGGCGATGACCGATGACGATATGAAGAAGGTCGATCGCGGCGTGATTTTAGTCCCAACGGCAGGTGGTTCTGTCGTGCCCATCTTCAATCTTCCTGGGGTTTCTAACCTCAAACTTGGTCGCGAAGTGCTACCGGACATTTTTTCAGGTCGGATCACCCGTTGGAATGACCCAAGAATTGCGAAAGATAATCCGGGTGTGAATCTACCTAACTCCGACATTAAGACCGTTGTTCGTGCCGATGGGAGTGGGACAACGTTTGTGTTTGTAAACCACCTCAGTGCAGTCAATCCGTACTTCAGAGGGCGTGTAGGCGTGGGAACAGCCCCCAAATGGACGACAAATCCGTTGAAAGGGCGGGGCAATGCAGGGGTTGCCTCTACTGTTCAGAAAACGTCGGGATCGATTGGCTATGTTGAGCAATCTTATGCTGAGAAAAATAAGCTGAACGTTGCTCAGGTGCAAACGAAGCGGGGGGAATGGCTGTCTCCGTCACTAGCAGAGACCAACAAAGCCATTGCATCCTTGAAACTCCCGGATAATTTTCGGGTGTTTGATGGAGATCCAGACGCAGGATATCCGATTACAGGGCTGACCTGGATGATGATCTATCGCCGCTATGACAACCCTGAAAAAGCAGCAGCCGTGAAAAAGTGGGTTGAATGGGTTCTTACAGAAGGTCAAGAACTCAATGATGATCTGAATTTTGCTCGAATTGCACCGAGTGATGTGCAACGGATTTTGCAAGTAGTCAGAAACGAAGTCAAGCCCTAGTTTCTAAAAATTCCTCCTCACACTTTTACATTGTTTCTTCACGCCTTGTGAGCTGACACGATCGAAGTTGAGCGATCGAGATAAAGGAACCGTGCCGTTAGAGTTGCTTTTCATTTTCGATGCTGAATTTCGAGTCGCGTCGGCTCTTTCTTCAATTTTCATTCATTCTTGCGATGTGAGGACTATCAAATGTTACGAACAGTTTGGCATTCCCTTGTGTTATTGCCTGGGTTATTTTCTATCTTTGCGATCGCGGCTGTTGCTGAAACTTCGCCTGCATTAACGCAAGTCGAAACTTCAGTCAATCAGCTTGCAAGCGAAGCCCAACCTTCACAGCTTGCTGGTCAGGTTACTTCGGTTTCTCAACTTTCTGATGTTCGCCCGACAGATTGGGCATTTCAAGCGTTACAGTCTCTCGTTGAGCGGTATGGTTGTATTGCAGGCTATCCCGATCGGACCTATCGGGGCAATCGTGCTTTAACGCGCTACGAATTTGCAGCAGGTTTGAATGCTTGCCTCGATCGCGTCAATGAATTGATTGCAGCAGCAACCACTGATTTAGTGAAGCGAGAAGATTTAGCAACCCTGCAAAAGCTCCAAGAAGAGTTTGCAGCAGAGTTAGCAACGCTGCGGGGCATGGTGGATAGTTTAGAGGCACGAACCACTACGCTAGAAAAACAGCAATTCTCCACGACTACTAAGCTAACCGGGGAAGTCATTTTCTCGGCAGCGCAAGCGTTCGGAGATGAAAGAGCGATCAACTCTGATCAACAACGAATCATTGATGCAGCAGCAACGCCCGCAGCACGGGAAACAGCAACTACAGCCGCGATTGGAGCAGGATCAGCGCGAAATGTACAAGAGAATCTAACCCTGTCTAGTCGGGTGCGAATTGCTTTTGATACCAGCTTCAATGGTCGCGATCGCTTAAGAACTCAACTGCAAGCCCGGAACATTCCCTCTTTTGCAGGTGCAGTCACCAACACAAACATGGCTCGTTTGGGCTATGACGGTAGCAATGACAACAGTGTTTCATTGCGTCGCCTAGAGTATCGTTTCCCACTCGGAGATCAAACCACGGTCTTTGTTGGAACGGGAACGGGTGACGGGTTAGAATTCAACGATTCTATTCCGACCCTCAGTCCTTTTGAATCCAGTGGTTCTGGTGCAATTTCCCGCTTTGGTCGCTTTAACCCAATCTACCGTGCGGGTAGCGGAACGGGTGTGATTGTCAACCATCGCTTAGGGCGAGAATTTACTGTTGGCAATCGGTTTACCTTGTCTTTAGGTTATTTAGTCCCGACTGGAGATGCACAAGATCCAAGCCTCGATCGAGGTTTATTTAGTGGCAACTATGCAGCGATCGGGCAGTTAGTCTATCAACCGACCCCTAATTTTGGACTTGGCTTTACCTATGTAAATGCCTACTACACAGCGGGTTCGGGCATCTCAGGTAGCACAGGCAGTAGCTTTGCTAACAATCCATTTGGTAGCACAGGTACCATTAACGGCGCGGGAAATATTCCAACCACTACAAATCAATTCGGACTCCAAGCAAATATCCGGTTGAATCCTGGCTTAACATTAGCAGGCTGGGCAGGTTATACCGATGCGAAGGCAAATCGCCGAGTCAACACGATTTCTGGTCAAGGAACCGCTCTCAATCCAGCGGTTCAGGATGGAGATAATGCTTCTATCTGGAACTGGTCAGTCGGACTTGGGTTCCCTGATCTCTTCAAAGAAGGGAATTTTGGCGGATTAATCTTTGGGATGCCGCCGAAAGTGACGAGTAGTGATTATGGCCCGACCACAGGAACGGGCGTGATTCGTCGCCGTCGCGATCGCGATACTTCTTATCACTTGGAAGCATTCTACCGCTATCGCTTGAATGACAATATCGCCATCACACCGGGTGTTCTGGTGATCTTTAATCCAGAGCACAATTCGGCAAACGATACGCTCTTGATTGGTACCATTCGTACCACATTTACCTTCTAAATCTACCCTTGGGGTACTTCAGATCTGTGAGTACCCCTTTTCCTTGCCTTGCTGCTGTTTCCCAATCCCAATTGCCACCCAATTGTTATGAGTTCTTCGCTTTCTTCACGATCTCCATCACCTTCGATCACGGATGGAAATACAGCATGGCTTGATCGGGGCTTTGCTTGGGTGCTCCAGGCTGTTGCATTAGCCTCGATCGGAGTATTGCTGTGGATGGGTTGGGTGATTTTTAAGTCTGCTGCTCCCGCAATTCAGGCATTTGGGTTGGGATTTTTATCGCGTCAGGAATGGGATGTCAATCAGCTTCAATTTGGTGCTCTGACTTACATTTACGGAACTCTTGTGAGTTCTTTTATTGCACTCTTATTTGCGGTTCCAGTTGGCATTACCGTTGCCATTGTGACGAGTGAGAAATTCTTACCTGCGGTAGTGCGATCGCTGTTAGGGTTTCTAGTTGAACTCATTGCTTCAATCCCTAGTGTCATTATTGGTTTTTGGGGAATCTTTGTCTTGATTCCATTTATGAAACCGATTCAACTCTGGCTGCATCAGCAATTCGGTTGGATTCCGTTCTTTAGTACTGAAACCTTTGGACCAAGTCTACTCGTTGCTGGAACGATTCTAGCTGTGATGATCTTACCCACGATCGCAGCGATTAGCCGAGATGTGATGACAAGCATTCCGCAAGAGTTAAGAACTGCTTCGATGTCACTCGGTGCAACGCGGTGGGAAATGATTTTCACCATTCTCTTACCTGCGAGTGCTTCAGGAATTGTCGGAGCCGTCATTTTAGCGTTGGGTCGGGCGTTAGGCGAAACGATGGCTGTAACGATGGTAATTGGGAATTCGGATCAAGTTAGCTTATCGTTGCTAGATGCAAGTAATACGATTCCTGCAATTTTAGCAAACCAATTTCCCGAAGCGTTAGATGAATTACATATCGGCGCATTGATGTACTTAGCATTGATTTTATTTGCATTAACGTTAATCGTTAATATCATCGCAACCGTATTGGTAAAAATCGTAAGCTTCAAGCGTTAGTCTTTTATTGATTTTGATCAATGTCAAGTTTTTTTGATCGGCAACTTACAAAGCCATTATCGGTTGATCGCCGTTTGTTCAGTTATGGGATGAGTGCGATCGCAGTTCTGCTCACCGGACTCGCGTTACTTCCGCTTTTGTCTATTTTGTTTGAAATTCTCCGTCAAGGTTTACCCAATTTGCGATGGGAAGTGTTGACGAATCTTCCTGCTCCAGTGGGGGAAGCAGGTGTCGTAAGCGGATTTGCTAATGCGATTCAAGGTACAGTCCTCATGGTTGGACTTGCCGCGATGATGAGTATTCCGTTTGGTATTCTCACAGCTATCTATCTCGTTGAAATT is part of the Leptolyngbya boryana PCC 6306 genome and harbors:
- the pstC gene encoding phosphate ABC transporter permease subunit PstC, which produces MSSSLSSRSPSPSITDGNTAWLDRGFAWVLQAVALASIGVLLWMGWVIFKSAAPAIQAFGLGFLSRQEWDVNQLQFGALTYIYGTLVSSFIALLFAVPVGITVAIVTSEKFLPAVVRSLLGFLVELIASIPSVIIGFWGIFVLIPFMKPIQLWLHQQFGWIPFFSTETFGPSLLVAGTILAVMILPTIAAISRDVMTSIPQELRTASMSLGATRWEMIFTILLPASASGIVGAVILALGRALGETMAVTMVIGNSDQVSLSLLDASNTIPAILANQFPEALDELHIGALMYLALILFALTLIVNIIATVLVKIVSFKR
- a CDS encoding iron uptake porin, whose protein sequence is MLRTVWHSLVLLPGLFSIFAIAAVAETSPALTQVETSVNQLASEAQPSQLAGQVTSVSQLSDVRPTDWAFQALQSLVERYGCIAGYPDRTYRGNRALTRYEFAAGLNACLDRVNELIAAATTDLVKREDLATLQKLQEEFAAELATLRGMVDSLEARTTTLEKQQFSTTTKLTGEVIFSAAQAFGDERAINSDQQRIIDAAATPAARETATTAAIGAGSARNVQENLTLSSRVRIAFDTSFNGRDRLRTQLQARNIPSFAGAVTNTNMARLGYDGSNDNSVSLRRLEYRFPLGDQTTVFVGTGTGDGLEFNDSIPTLSPFESSGSGAISRFGRFNPIYRAGSGTGVIVNHRLGREFTVGNRFTLSLGYLVPTGDAQDPSLDRGLFSGNYAAIGQLVYQPTPNFGLGFTYVNAYYTAGSGISGSTGSSFANNPFGSTGTINGAGNIPTTTNQFGLQANIRLNPGLTLAGWAGYTDAKANRRVNTISGQGTALNPAVQDGDNASIWNWSVGLGFPDLFKEGNFGGLIFGMPPKVTSSDYGPTTGTGVIRRRRDRDTSYHLEAFYRYRLNDNIAITPGVLVIFNPEHNSANDTLLIGTIRTTFTF